AAACTTGAACAAAAAGGCTCACCTAGTTTGTTTGTCAAAATATGAGCTCGCTAATATTATAAGCTATAAAAATATCAGACTTCTACGACCCACATCTCAAACAACCATATTAAACGATATCTCATATGGATCGTAAATTTATAACTAGATATCAAAATGACCAAGCTTGTCAGGATGTAGAGGCATTCTCCCTCCTTCATGCAACCATGATGAAGGAGGGAGAATGCCTCCATGTATTGAAAATGCATaataaaaatgcaaaaatgAAAGTCGAGAAAAACAGTTTAGAAAATACTTTGAAATCATTTTATCAACATTAAAATGTGttctttaaaacaaaaacaaaaaaggacaACTAAAAAACTATTACACTTTGAAGAAATTATATACTAAGACACGATTATATATGTCATGACAACAGCAGACATTAATTTCTTACATAATGACAGagtaaaaaaagatgaaaatgattacatgattaaaataaaagaaaaaggaagtaagcatgaaaatgatCAGTAGCTCTCTCTTTGCTTTCTGATCCCCTTTTTTTGCTCATTGGATGAGCGAGGAATCTTTGACTAGCAATTCGAAAATTTCCAGCTGCAAAGAAAAACGCTTGCAGCAAGcaggaagggaaaaaaaacgtATGCTTTTGGCTCATTGTCTGCATGAAGACCTAAAAGCAACTAAATAGTTAAAGAACTAAAAGCGCAATCATTATGGGTTTATTGAAGGCTTGAGCCAATTgggtttgtttaattttataatctttgGAAAATGTTTTGATTCCATTAGGGATTTCTGATGTGAGTCTTATTGCAAATCTTGTCATATTCATGTTTTCTATATAGAATTCAAGATGCTCTCTTAACTTTTGAGCTTGAGATTCCTTCAGTTGTTGAAGaactctgttttcttttggattgtTCAGATCAAATTCCTACCTTAATCAGTTAACTAATGAATAAGAATACATGAGgatgcaaaaagaaaatacttgaTTTATTTCTTGGGATTGGACGAAAAAAGTTGATGATTTTGGATAAAACAGAACACGGGTCATGTGTTATTAAGTGTAACGGCTCAAGAGTCCACcgatagtagatattgtcctcggTGGGCTTTCCTTTCAGGATTTCCCTCAAGTTTTCTAAAACGGGTCTAttaggaagaagttttcacatccttataaggaatgcttcattctcctcttcaaccaacgtgggatcttataatccaccctccttaggGGCCCAagatcctcgctagcacaccgctcgtAAGAATGCATTCAAGTCCCCTCTCGTTTacatcttttttgtttgttctttacatttttgttaACTGTGTGGGTGAAAAGTTTTATTTcgtttataatataaagttgtatttaaaaaataaaaagaatcctggtcttttgttcttattactatattttatattataaacgACGCCTAACATTTTTCTCTATACTGTATATGAATGTCAACAAGAATAAAATAAGCTAAATCAGTAGATTTTGCATATGCATGACATGGACAACACTatttttaatgagaaaatgtTGCAAAGCTATGGTGTTAATTTAACTTCAGATTAATACAAACGAggattttattctaaatttggtcaagtcaaacctttctctctctggctgcccaaaaacaaaagcacATGATCCCATGTGTAGTTGTAAAACTAACCTAAGCCTTAAACTGATCTAAAATATTACCAACCCAACTAATTTCATTAATCCCATTGGTATAATCAGGCAAAAATGGGTCAAAGTCTAAGCACACGAGATTCTCGAATAGAAAAGAATTCAACTAAAAGGCCATCACATTCATCCCCATCAGAGTTAAAAAAATCGAAGCTAAAGAAACTGTAAgaatgcaatgaaatgatggctTTAATACAGAGCAGACCAATGTACTAAAACAGAGCAATTAAATTCCCAAACAGTTCCCCTTCTCAAGGGGGctcaaaactcaaaacatGTGCAATTAGCTAGGTTTCTGGGTTCATCAACTTGGGTTAAATGCATTTAGtccacaaacaaaatttatccGAACATTTCAACCATAGCCAAAAGGAGTTGTTTGGTACTACTAACCTCACGAGTCACCAGACAACTTCTCCAACAAGCACAAGATATGGTTGTCCCTTGATTTGTCCCACAGGCATTTCGTCGAACACCTTGGGGACACTTTCTGTTTGACCCCATCAAATGATTGATTCTGATCATTGTTCAGTGACCCAAATCGTGGATTCTCATTTAAAACAGTACTCGGTCCCTGCTTTGATTTGGCATACAAGCTTTCACTTTCCCCCAAAAAGACATGTTTCTTCTTGCTCAAATCTCAAATCCCGAACCAGTGCCTTTCTTCAATGAACAGAGAAATGAAGGCGCTGAAAGTGAAATTGCAACATCCATTAACCAAATGCCCACATTGTTCATTTAATTCAGATTCATGAATCTCAATAgcattcttttccttttgttttcttgatttgaaGCTCAAACAAACCTGGAAGATTAATTGTGCTCATACGGCTCGGGCCAAAGACATggaaaaaattagaagaaatggaaaactTAACTAGGGAGTGAGTACcatggaagatcatgggttgaGAGAGGCCTTTTCCGAAGTCCAGaccaaagccatgagagcttttcaaagtggacaatagaGTCGTCATTCCTAACTCGTCAAGGTGGAGATAAACTTGTGAAGAAGCGAGCCGATCAATTAACCCCaacaattcaatttaattaatctcGAAcactaaactaaaaaattataggtTAACCAACTAATTAAACTCAAAAATAATTCagctaattaaacaaaaaaaattaaaataaagtacaaaatcatagataaatagaattatatatatatataaaagaatccGTTGGAACAAAGATTTGGAATAGTGAAATCCAAGTTaggagaataaaaaaataataataagaaaaaaagggagaCAACAAAATCGTGAAAGATGATTTTGAGTGCAGACCAAAATTATGtctcaataaattttaaattacaaaataaatgttaatgaACAGATTTGTTTTAGTTAGacgaaataaataatagaaaaaaataggaCTAAAATCCAATCATATGACCTCGCCAACTTGaataagaaaattcaaataatttatctaTTATTGTTGTCAGACGAATACGACTctcacaatagtatgatatccctttgagtataagctcccatacctttgctttggactttcttaaaatgtctgaaaagtattatttgattataaacttatgactgttccctaaattagcgaagagactttcatcctccaataattattattattatggaagaaattgataatgaaattaaactcattaattCTCATGTCATAAAACAAATGAAGTAATTAGAAGGAATAGGAAAAAACCCCCATAGATTATGGCATGTTCATAGGTTAGGTAGCAGAATCTCTCTTAAACAAATTAatccaaattatatatatacacacatttCTTTATCTTTGTTGTGCagctttatttctttcttttattttatgcttTCAATTTGGAGACAAAAATATGCAAGTTGgacatgaaaataattttttttttatatacatttctttataatattaataataataataattaaaaatgaggtataattaataattatattttgttacGATATCAATCATGTATAATGTagtttaacaataaaaaaatatcgtATCAAAGTGAATAATCATGATGCAAAATTGATAAAGATTAGTACGTTATTGAATCACTtaatctattatatatatatatatattaaaaatcaaaatatctttagaaaaataaaatattaagatcgagattgtaaaataaatttgtttttttgtttttttattaatttcagtATAACTCAACTGTTCCAAGTGCATGGATTAAGATTATGTTAGGATAGCTCCGGGCCTTTTTGGCTATTTTGTGCAACAAGCGCTTAGCTTAAGTATTGAGATTTTTTTCGAGGTTATATGTcttatctaattaattttcgATTAAGAGAAATgctagttaaaaaaaatattaatattaagagtaattttgtaaatggtataatgtttttatgtaatttttttttatagtaagtgaaatgaaatatactcacgactatatttaaaacttgcTCAAACATTATTATGTACATATACATCTCCTGTTGGAGCAACAAAGCCGAACAACACCTCCAAATCCGGCGGCCGAAAGTACCCGTCCTTCGGCGGAGCCTTGCGCTTCAAGCTAACCGACTTCTTCCTCGGCGCTGCCGGGCACAACATCGCCACCGGAATCCGGCAGCTCTTCCGTCGCGGCGTGCGGCAGATATCCTTCTTTTCCTCAGCCATGATACTCCAATTGAATCCTGAAATTTGAGAAGATTTAGTAAATTGGAGCTTTAGATTCAGAATTTATAAACGGAGATGAGAGGGGCTTGTTGCAGAAGATAACAGACTCCAAAAACGTGCAGCGGAAGAAAGAGTGATGACGTGGCGAGAGATCGAGCTTCGTTTTGAATCTCCACCGTTCGATTGTTTTCCCGCCTTCTTTCTTAGCGGCTGTAATTCATTGTTCTTCTTAATGCCTTGGTGGGGCCCACAGCGAACAGGATAAAAACTCGGtgtttcattaattaatacttGTATagtatttactatttatttaattttttcatctCTATTTGTGAAAACATTCAATGTAGTTACTGCCTTCATTTACTATTttcacctttttcttttttaaccttttaagTCTCATagattcaataataatatttgaagtcTATAATGTTTCCAAGATTAACTAGCATTAgttattaaaatatacttattttaaatttaatagctcaaatatttattatgaaaCTTTAGGATATATGTAAcatatttcatgtgttacatgTTTCAATTAAACTATTATCAAAGTTAAACAtgtattataataataatagcatACTTCTATCATAGAGCTGTCATATCATAACTCAATTGCAGTAAATGGGTTTGATTGAAACAATCTGACAGTATTTAATaactataattaatttgataatttcatattaaattaataatattaaaaataacttctTTGAGCTAttttaataagatatttatattcaGAGTCGTGTCTAGCCTAGTCAACATCACATTTATGTAGTGTctacatatttttaatgaagatattaataaaatttcacgtctctatttattttatatttatgttaataaaaatattcatcaaatgtcaatctcatacacatgtttcaaaaaaaaattataaagtcatgaaatttattaaaagtatatatatatacacacaaaattgtcaatttatttaaaaagaaattagactATGGTAAAAAATCttacttataaaatttaatgtacaaagaatttgataaaaatagaaaaatattaataataaatactttttttttttttttttttttaattttaaatatatagaaaCATGAAGCTTTGATTGTATGGACATGGCTATATTTATTCTCATAACGGTTCTCACAGACCGGTTAAACTAAACCGTCCGGTTGTGATTCGATCTTGGCCCGCCTTCGACTTTCTTCCAACAATCGAAAGATCATTCAGCGTCGTCTTCGTTCTTCTCCAGCTCGCTGCGAGCTAGggcaaagaagaagagagctTGTTCCAATCCCGATTGGCTTCTGTTTCATCTTTTAAATTCACAAACATGCCATTCGTATCGGAAATACAGAGACAATCTGATTTCAATCACTTTTCTCCTACCACTCCCATCGTCATCGACAATGGCGCCTCCTCTTTTCGCATTGGGtatatccattttttttttggcttcaACTCTTAGAACAAGCTGAATgcactttcttttttgattaCATTCATAAACTTTGTGTTCTGTTCTTCCCTGAATTTAGAGCTGTTTGTTGTGTGTGACTCTTTCAGATGGGCGGGAGAGTCCGACCCTCGTGTTATTTTCCGTAACATTGTCCAGAGACCTCGCCACAAAGCCACTGGTATGTTTACTTTCATCAGTTAACCTGTTAACATTGTtagtttgtttgattgttttgTTGAAGGTCTGCTTCTTATTTTCCCATGGTTGAAGAATTCACACTTCCAAAGTAAAATGAGGAAAGAATCATTGATGAAAATTTACAATTGGGGCTTAGTCTCATTCTTACTCCAGTTCGAACTCTCTGAAAAATTGAGATCCTCCACTCCTGTGGAAAATATCTCCATCTTTGGTTGTGTACTTGAAGCGTATTCTGCTGTTCTTATTGCGATTCAGGTGAAACAGTTACCATTGTTGGAGACCACGAACCGTCTTTGTTGAAATACTTTGATTGCACACGCTCAAGTCCTCGCTCTGCTTTTGATGGCAATGTTGTTTATCAGTTTGAGATTATGGAATACGTAAGTTGGATTattgttttatcttttttttcattagatTCTATATACCTGAACTAGCCACATTGTCTGAActtgttaattttattaaaattggaGATAATCGCATGTAGGCAACAATATAAGACATAAATGTTAGAAGAATGAATGTAGGTGTGAGTAAGTGCATCCCCTTGTGTatttatgtgaattaggaGTGTATAAAGTTGTATCTTTTGATTATTTCCTTGCACCTTTTAGGTTCTTGATTTTGGATTTGATCGGCTGGGAGCAAATGGACCAGAGGTAATTTTGCGAACGTTAAgtttcaacctttttttttgtgtCTTATTCTGCCATTCCTCCTTGCCTTTTCTCACCTCTTATTGTTGGTAATACCTGTTGTATCTTTCCAGTCTGATTTTGGGCTCTTGCACTCCATTGATTTCCTGCATAACCCTACTATTTTGATATCTCTGGTTTCTAGCTTGAATTTATATGGTGATGGAGTAAGCTATCTTGGATCCTCCATTTCAGGATAAAGGCCGGCTATTATGGCAAATAGGTTTTGTGCTGTTTGCAATGTCtggttggaaaaaaaaaaaaaaaaaaaaaaacttccttTTGCGAAGTACAACTTCTCTCAGCATAActtctttctttggttgcATAATTTGGAACTTCTTTTtggaaattatatttttctttctgcaATCATCAATACTTGAGGCTGTTTCTTTTAACACTTGTGTTTGTAGACGCGGGTACTTTCAGGGTCATATGTGGTCAAATGAATGTTtgaattcataatttttatttgggtataaaattatatatagtttgaACATTAATAACAGTATCGAATATGACTTGGACTTGGTGAAACAGGTAGAGTATTAGTACTTATAATTCAATATgcattattcttatttataacTATTTGTTTAACTCCAGTTTGCGTTATCtcttaatttaaacttttttcttagagtttcaataatattatttNtttttttttttttttttttttttttttttttttttttttttttttttatattttattattattataattcttttaatttttacatacAAAGTccttaatttgatttatgtCCCTTTGAGGGCAGAACAGATTGATCACCCCATCCTGATAACAGAATGTGTATGCAATCCAGTCCAATCTCGTAGTAAAATGGCAGAGCTTTTATTTGAGACCTACGGAGTTCCTTCAATAGGTACAATCCTTGTTGAACTTATTATGTTCTTTAATGACTGGGCaccatattttatgaaataatgtttttaagcTTTTTTCTATGGCTGCCCTTGTCTGCTGGGCTCCAGATTAAAACTTAATATATTATGTTTGGCTTGTTGTAGAAACCTCTAGACGTAACCTTTACTTAAATTTACTAATAATATTTGGTTCTGCTTCCTTGACAATgtatttttcctttccttctaTGACTGTACTACAGCATATGGTGTTGATGCGGCATTCAGCTATATGTACAACCAACAACTTGGGATTTGTGATAAAGATGGCCTTGCTTTATGCCCAGGCTTTACTGCAAGCCATGTTATTCCGGTTTGCTTTGTTCTTTCATCCTCTTACCAGTTCATTaatctcataaattaattgttcttttttcttctgaaaATCCCCCCAGCACACCTAGTCAAAGTCAGTTTTCCTACGTCTGTGTTGGCAGTCACTGTATGTATGAGTTTTCTTGCTTATAATGCATGAAATTGTGTATTGCTGTTGATCTTTCTGAGTATATCAATGCTTGAGTTGGTGTTAacattgttgttgttttttttttttccttttgtcaattggcttttcttttcttttcttcaacaaTTTTGCATCGTTATAATCTTGTTGATTTGAGGTTGTCTTTGAAGCCTTCAACTTTGATGTTTCTAGTTGTACTATTACAtatatgattttataattgacTACTGAGTGAACTGCATCTAGGACACTTGATTTTAGTGGAGAGTCAATGATAATTTTATCACCTATCTTTATTGTCAGTTCATTGACGGGGAGCCTGTTTATAAAGGATGCTGCAGAACCAATATTGGTGGATTTCACGTGACTGATTCTCTGAAGCAACTTCTTTCGCTCAAATACCCTTATCACATGTAAGTATAATTCATTTAACATATATACCGGGtgtaaagtttaaaaaaaaaaaaaaaaaaaaaaaaatcattatttttgttcatgcaAAAGGGCCAGATTCACGTTGGAGAAGGTTGAAGACCTGAAGATGGAGCATTGCTATATAGCTTCAGATTATGCATCAGAGGCTCAATTGTTTCAAGTAATTTTCTTGGctttattgttattgttatcATCGTTGTGTCTGTCTTTTCACTCAGTTTGAGTCCTATATCTATGAACAGAAAGGGACCAAGGAAGCAGAAAATAAAACTAGGTGTTGGCAGCTCCCATGGATTCCACCACCTACTGAAGAGCCTCCCTCAGAAGAAGAGATTGCAAGAAAGGCTGCAATTAAGGAAAAACAAGGTCAACGATTGAGAGAAATGGCTGAAGCAAAAAGATCTTCGAGGATCAATGAGCTAGAAAATGAAGTGCGTGGTTTGGAGTTTCTTTTACATCAGCTTGTGCAAGTGGCAGAGGTTGATATTCCGTCCTTCTTGTCAGAGACTGGCTACGTCTCGAAGCAGGAAATTGAGTCCGCTCTGACCAAAGCAACACAATCTTTGCGGAAAGCAAAGGGGGAACCAAAGGATGACCAAGCGGAAGCTGAGGATCATACTGACGCTACAAATGAAAAGTTCCATCTCGTCAACGTCCCTGATGATGTGCTGTCACCTGAGCAG
This genomic window from Cucurbita pepo subsp. pepo cultivar mu-cu-16 chromosome LG01, ASM280686v2, whole genome shotgun sequence contains:
- the LOC111779288 gene encoding actin-related protein 5-like isoform X1 — its product is MPFVSEIQRQSDFNHFSPTTPIVIDNGASSFRIGWAGESDPRVIFRNIVQRPRHKATGETVTIVGDHEPSLLKYFDCTRSSPRSAFDGNVVYQFEIMEYVLDFGFDRLGANGPEIDHPILITECVCNPVQSRSKMAELLFETYGVPSIAYGVDAAFSYMYNQQLGICDKDGLALCPGFTASHVIPFIDGEPVYKGCCRTNIGGFHVTDSLKQLLSLKYPYHMARFTLEKVEDLKMEHCYIASDYASEAQLFQKGTKEAENKTRCWQLPWIPPPTEEPPSEEEIARKAAIKEKQGQRLREMAEAKRSSRINELENEVRGLEFLLHQLVQVAEVDIPSFLSETGYVSKQEIESALTKATQSLRKAKGEPKDDQAEAEDHTDATNEKFHLVNVPDDVLSPEQLKEKRRQLFLKTTSEGRQRAKQKRFEEELERERRNQLDEERRLENPEIYLEQLHAKYKEVSEKVEQRKRLKTNGGHANGNNLSGGVGRGERLNAAQRERMRLLTTAAFDRGKGEDTFGARDEDWQLYKLMSKDNNDDDDDGPDEDEVELIRLSSRLQDIDPTFVPKSDVAQPTEVPKSRPLTKEDFQIVMGVERFRCPEILFHPNLTGVDQTGLDEMTGVSLRRLPSYSDDIAERLTNSILITGGSCLFPGMRERLEAGIRMIRPCGSPIRVVRALDPVLDAWRGASVYAAGAQFTTQTFSRMDYLEKGEDWLRRYQLRYSL